A window from uncultured Desulfobacter sp. encodes these proteins:
- a CDS encoding cytochrome ubiquinol oxidase subunit I, whose protein sequence is MNYPVWELYTAGGGFLIALIAVVHVYVAHFAVGGGLFLIWAENKAYKEDSNVLLDYVKRHTKFFLLVTMVFGGLTGVGIWFTISLLNPSATSTLIHTFVFGWATEWVCFVGEIVALFIYFYTFGKMAPKDHLKIGWLYFIFAWLSLFLINGIIDFMLTPGQWLENQSFWSGFFNPTMWPAMFFRTFIAFMFAGIFGFLTSMFIEDKKVQYAMNKSCAVWTLVPLVGMLVSGYWYFKVLPEPVQLMVFKGSPELLPYLTTFYIGTGVLFAGALILAISLPLPFKKVVAFVLLAMGLVYMGGFEFLREGSRRPWAICDHTYANGIKKTDIPNIEKSGFLPAAKWVFNREITPLNIMSAGRELFRNQCSSCHSVGGPMNDILKLTQGISVYGIDSRLNGCGTISHYMSPFMGNRYERWALATFIAEGLNAEKAVGDTAFPPQNKTAKIPPFDADTDEYVLLSWNNLGMHCISDSDPFWVLLPPANDLFAQLIRRGEMPEVVTENVEITYAVEPGFEKPSAHVKFWEHAQSIFGASPEKNIGLSGNGLSGKMHLAEKLNAFEATLIPVVPYNDDGAYNPYPKFTITAVDTQTGQKLAQTTTVAPTSTEMGCRNCHGGQWRVNGKAGFTDETSANILAVHDKRSGTNLLEMAQNGQPQLCQSCHPDPVLGTKGQPGVLSFPAAIHGFHANYLTQRGTEACFKCHPSRPDGPTQCLRSIHAKNLDCTSCHGFLEDHALSLLKKEAQDGKPGARRLMTHLKPRTVASVDQINPRIPWVNEPDCLNCHKDFAPADVKTANGFNQWTMELSALYHLRHDNTGQLMCEACHGSTHAVYPAENKLGKDLDNVQPLQYQQNRNPIGSKRCSVCHIESMERMPAHHPMRDSASMEDM, encoded by the coding sequence ATGAATTATCCTGTCTGGGAACTTTACACTGCAGGTGGCGGCTTTCTGATTGCCTTGATTGCTGTGGTTCACGTTTACGTTGCGCATTTTGCCGTGGGCGGCGGACTCTTTTTGATATGGGCGGAGAATAAAGCGTACAAAGAAGATTCAAATGTCCTTTTGGATTACGTAAAAAGGCATACGAAATTTTTCCTCTTAGTGACCATGGTGTTTGGCGGCCTGACCGGTGTGGGGATATGGTTCACCATCTCTTTGCTTAATCCGTCGGCGACGTCTACTTTGATCCATACCTTTGTCTTTGGATGGGCTACGGAGTGGGTCTGTTTTGTGGGCGAGATCGTTGCCCTGTTTATCTACTTTTACACCTTTGGGAAAATGGCGCCTAAAGATCACCTTAAAATCGGGTGGCTCTACTTTATTTTTGCATGGCTATCCCTTTTCCTGATCAACGGGATCATTGATTTCATGCTGACGCCGGGTCAATGGCTTGAAAACCAAAGTTTCTGGTCCGGGTTTTTTAATCCCACCATGTGGCCGGCAATGTTTTTCAGAACCTTTATCGCCTTTATGTTTGCAGGGATCTTTGGTTTTTTGACAAGCATGTTCATTGAAGATAAAAAAGTTCAGTACGCAATGAACAAAAGCTGTGCCGTCTGGACCCTGGTGCCGCTGGTCGGTATGCTTGTATCCGGATACTGGTATTTTAAAGTGCTGCCGGAACCGGTGCAATTGATGGTGTTCAAAGGCTCCCCGGAACTTTTGCCCTATTTGACGACATTTTATATCGGTACCGGTGTATTGTTTGCAGGTGCTTTGATTCTTGCGATTTCTTTGCCGTTACCGTTCAAAAAGGTGGTGGCTTTTGTGCTTCTGGCCATGGGACTGGTTTATATGGGCGGATTTGAATTCCTAAGGGAGGGCAGCAGACGCCCCTGGGCCATTTGCGATCACACCTATGCCAACGGCATAAAGAAAACAGATATTCCGAACATTGAAAAAAGCGGTTTTTTACCTGCGGCAAAATGGGTGTTTAACCGGGAAATTACGCCGTTAAATATTATGTCCGCCGGCCGGGAACTTTTTCGTAATCAGTGTTCAAGCTGCCATTCGGTGGGCGGGCCCATGAATGATATCTTGAAATTGACCCAAGGGATATCGGTGTACGGGATCGACTCCCGGTTGAACGGATGCGGAACAATCAGTCACTACATGTCGCCGTTCATGGGCAATCGTTATGAACGCTGGGCCCTGGCAACATTTATTGCAGAGGGGTTGAACGCAGAAAAAGCTGTGGGTGATACCGCCTTTCCACCCCAGAATAAAACGGCAAAAATTCCGCCCTTTGATGCGGATACCGATGAATATGTACTCTTATCCTGGAATAACCTTGGGATGCACTGTATTTCAGACAGTGATCCGTTCTGGGTGCTTTTGCCTCCGGCCAATGATCTGTTTGCCCAGTTGATCAGGCGGGGCGAAATGCCCGAGGTTGTCACAGAAAATGTTGAGATTACCTATGCGGTAGAGCCCGGATTTGAGAAACCAAGTGCCCACGTCAAATTCTGGGAACATGCCCAGTCAATATTTGGCGCTTCCCCGGAGAAAAATATCGGGCTTTCCGGTAACGGGCTGTCCGGAAAAATGCACCTGGCCGAAAAACTCAATGCCTTTGAAGCCACCTTGATTCCGGTCGTTCCGTACAATGACGACGGCGCCTATAATCCCTATCCCAAATTCACCATTACGGCTGTTGATACGCAGACCGGGCAAAAATTGGCGCAAACCACCACCGTGGCCCCGACATCCACGGAGATGGGGTGCCGTAACTGCCACGGCGGCCAATGGCGGGTGAACGGCAAGGCCGGCTTCACCGATGAAACCTCGGCCAATATCCTGGCTGTTCATGACAAGCGATCCGGCACCAATCTGCTGGAAATGGCCCAAAACGGCCAGCCCCAGCTATGCCAGTCCTGTCATCCGGATCCGGTGCTGGGTACCAAAGGACAACCGGGGGTGCTGAGTTTTCCGGCTGCCATACACGGCTTTCACGCCAATTATTTGACCCAGCGAGGCACCGAAGCCTGTTTTAAGTGTCATCCATCCCGGCCTGACGGACCTACCCAGTGTTTGAGAAGCATTCATGCCAAAAATCTGGACTGCACCTCCTGCCATGGTTTTTTGGAAGATCACGCTTTAAGCTTGTTGAAAAAAGAGGCCCAGGATGGAAAACCTGGCGCCCGGCGGCTGATGACCCATCTTAAGCCCCGTACCGTAGCCTCCGTTGATCAGATTAACCCACGCATTCCCTGGGTGAATGAACCGGATTGCCTAAACTGCCATAAAGATTTTGCCCCGGCCGATGTAAAAACGGCAAATGGGTTCAACCAGTGGACCATGGAACTTTCTGCCCTTTACCACCTGAGGCATGATAACACCGGACAACTTATGTGCGAGGCCTGTCACGGGTCGACCCATGCCGTATATCCGGCAGAAAATAAACTTGGTAAAGACCTGGACAATGTCCAGCCGCTGCAATACCAGCAGAACCGGAATCCCATCGGATCAAAACGCTGTTCGGTCTGTCATATTGAATCGATGGAAAGAATGCCGGCCCACCATCCCATGCGGGATTCGGCATCTATGGAAGATATGTAA
- a CDS encoding substrate-binding domain-containing protein — translation MKLKKCLSVWFAVLIGLFCAVTVQAGANGELMMATTTSTDNTGLLDYLIPFFEQETGITLKWTSTGTGKALKLGQNCDVDVLLVHAPAAEKAYLAANYGKDRREVMYNDFVIIGPKSDPAGIKGKDISQALSAIKTKEAFFMSRGDDSGTNKKEKLLWKNAGIALPDKEAWYVQTGQGMLATINVTQERNGYTMTDRGTYIKYQDQQGGDAPLTVLVEGDDILLNQYSVLTLNPANCPKAKYELALKFSDWMASESAQKKIGDFRLLGKKLFIPNAK, via the coding sequence ATGAAACTCAAAAAATGTTTATCCGTATGGTTTGCTGTCCTCATAGGTTTATTCTGTGCCGTTACGGTGCAGGCCGGTGCAAACGGAGAATTAATGATGGCCACTACCACCTCAACGGACAATACAGGATTGCTTGATTACCTGATTCCTTTTTTTGAACAAGAGACCGGCATCACCCTGAAATGGACATCTACGGGAACAGGCAAAGCTCTGAAGCTTGGCCAGAACTGTGATGTGGACGTCCTGCTCGTCCACGCCCCAGCGGCAGAAAAAGCATATTTAGCTGCCAACTACGGCAAAGACCGGCGGGAAGTCATGTACAATGATTTTGTGATCATCGGCCCCAAATCCGATCCGGCAGGCATAAAGGGTAAAGATATTTCCCAGGCCCTGTCCGCCATCAAGACCAAGGAAGCTTTTTTCATGAGCCGGGGGGATGATTCAGGCACCAACAAAAAAGAAAAACTGCTCTGGAAAAATGCAGGCATTGCATTGCCGGACAAAGAAGCATGGTACGTTCAAACCGGTCAGGGCATGCTGGCCACCATTAATGTTACCCAGGAAAGAAATGGTTACACCATGACCGACCGCGGCACCTATATCAAATACCAGGACCAGCAGGGCGGAGACGCACCGTTGACCGTACTGGTGGAAGGGGATGATATCCTTTTAAATCAATACTCCGTACTGACCCTTAACCCTGCGAACTGCCCCAAGGCCAAGTATGAGCTGGCCTTGAAATTTTCCGACTGGATGGCCTCTGAAAGTGCCCAGAAGAAAATCGGCGACTTCAGGCTTCTTGGGAAAAAACTGTTTATCCCCAATGCTAAATAA